Genomic segment of Dethiosulfovibrio salsuginis:
TCGGAGGCATCACAGATAGAGACATAAAGGTGTTTTACTTCGACTACGGAGAGAGCGGAAAGGTATATAGCAAAGACATATCGAGCCTCGATCCAGGGGACGATGACTACGATGTCGCAGGTTGGGGTGGATTGTCAGGTTACAGCGGTCACGTCGCCGACGTCGTGGCGGATAAGGTCTCCCGGTGGGGATCCCATGTCATTTAGAGACGCTATGGCTCAAAGGGGTATTCAAGGGCCGATGAGAGGCCTTATACTGGAATGATTATCGGACATCTTTAAGGAGGTTTTTTAATGATTCTCGTCACAGGAGGAGCGGGCTATATCGGTAGCCATACCGTCTTGGCCCTCAAGGAGGCCGGATATAAAACGGTGGTATTCGACAGCCTGGAGCGGGGCCACCGGGATCTGAACTTCGGCGATGTCTTCGTCGAGGGTGACTTAAGGGACTACGATCAGATAGAGTCGGTATTTCGGGCGCATCCTATAGAGGGAGTGGTCCATTTCGCCGCCAGCAGCCTTGTGGGCCAGTCCATGGCCGAACCGGAGGGATATTACCTGAACAATCTCACCGGGACCTTGAACCTCCTTCGTGCCATGAGGACGGTGGAAGTCAGCCGGATAGTGTTCTCCTCCTCTGCGTCGGTCTACGGTGAGCCCGAGACCATACCCATAACCGAGGAGGCCAAAAAGGACCAGACCAGCGTCTACGGCGAGACGAAATACTGGATAGAGAGGATGCTCGACTCCTACTGTCGGTCCTACGGCTTTGGGGCCATAGCCCTTCGGTACTTCAACGCCGCCGGATGCGACCCAGCCTGTCGGACCGGCGAGGACCACACCCCTGAGACCCATCTAATCCCTCTGGTTCTGGACGTGGCCTTAGGACGACGGGAGTCCATCTCCGTCTTCGGCGACGACTATCCCACCGACGACGGAACCTGCGTCAGGGACTATATCCACGTGACCGACCTGGCGGAGGCCCACGTCCTCTCTCTCAAAAAGCTGTTTGACGAGGGGCAGTCCTTCCGGGCCAGCTACAACCTGGGAAACGGAAAGGGCTACTCGGTCAGCCAGGTAATAGAGGTGGTCAGAGAGGTAACGGGACACCCTATCCCGACGGAGATCGGCCCGAGGAGGGCGGGGGATCCGGCGGTTCTGGTCGCCTCGTCGGCCCTGGCGGAGAGGGAGCTGGGCTGGAGTCAGGCCCACGCCGACCTCAAGGAGATAGTGGAGACCGCCTGGGCCTGGCATAAAAAGCGGTTTTCCTAAAGGGGATCTTTAAAAACGCTGATCCTCGGAGAGATCGTTCCGGCGTAGCCCCTTCGAGCCCGGGCGAGACAAGGGCGTAGGCGGAACGGTCTCTCCGAGGAGACTCGAACGTAAATTGCCAGATATTTCCTAAAGAAACGCCGCCGCCCTGTGATCTGGGCGGCGGCGCGTTTTTACCTATTTACACAGTTTCAGTATCTCCAGGGCCTTGTCGGAGGTTATGGGGACGAACTGGCCTACCGGACCGTTCCAGTTGGTCTTCTCCGCCATCTCCTCCAGCCTGTCGTCTGGCACCCCGAGCTCTTCCAGGGTTACAGGCATCCCCAGGCTCCTGAAGTAGTCCTCCATGACCGAAATGCCCTTCAACACCGTCGCTTCGGGATTCCAGAAGTCCGGCTCCAGCCCCCACACCCGATGGAAGAACCGGACGAACCGTGGAATGTCGTGGCGGTAGACGAACTTCATCCATGCTGGAAACACCACCGCAAGGCCAGCTCCGTGGGCCACGTCGTATATGGCCCCTATCTCGTGCTCTATCCTGTGGGAGGCCCAGTCACCCACCCGTCCTGTGTCCAGT
This window contains:
- the galE gene encoding UDP-glucose 4-epimerase GalE, whose translation is MILVTGGAGYIGSHTVLALKEAGYKTVVFDSLERGHRDLNFGDVFVEGDLRDYDQIESVFRAHPIEGVVHFAASSLVGQSMAEPEGYYLNNLTGTLNLLRAMRTVEVSRIVFSSSASVYGEPETIPITEEAKKDQTSVYGETKYWIERMLDSYCRSYGFGAIALRYFNAAGCDPACRTGEDHTPETHLIPLVLDVALGRRESISVFGDDYPTDDGTCVRDYIHVTDLAEAHVLSLKKLFDEGQSFRASYNLGNGKGYSVSQVIEVVREVTGHPIPTEIGPRRAGDPAVLVASSALAERELGWSQAHADLKEIVETAWAWHKKRFS